The following are encoded together in the Geobacter sulfurreducens PCA genome:
- a CDS encoding Hsp20/alpha crystallin family protein, with protein MAVNSLTERNEERNVQPREETRSNERYIRPAVNIIETEEGLVLTADIPGAAKETLDVNVEKGILTISAPVSHEMPGTTAYREFELASYYRQFSIPESLDHEKAKAEYVNGILTLRVPKAEAAKPKRIAVQVG; from the coding sequence ATGGCAGTCAACAGCTTGACGGAAAGAAATGAAGAACGGAATGTACAGCCCCGTGAAGAGACACGGTCAAACGAACGCTACATCCGGCCGGCGGTGAACATTATCGAAACCGAAGAAGGGCTGGTCCTGACCGCCGACATTCCCGGCGCCGCGAAGGAAACCCTGGATGTCAACGTCGAAAAGGGCATCCTGACCATCAGTGCCCCTGTGAGCCACGAGATGCCGGGCACCACGGCCTACCGTGAGTTCGAGCTGGCCAGCTACTACCGGCAGTTCTCGATTCCGGAGAGCCTTGACCATGAAAAGGCCAAAGCCGAATACGTGAACGGCATCCTGACTCTGCGGGTGCCAAAGGCGGAAGCCGCCAAGCCAAAACGGATCGCCGTACAGGTCGGCTGA
- a CDS encoding chaperone modulator CbpM — MTAQQYEIIISRKHELVSVPGITLHELSRLCECHLSVAKRLFAIGLIEPQSTGTTPLFDRSAVVRARKALRLKRDLRLSFDAVALVMELLDRIDDLERRL; from the coding sequence ATGACAGCTCAACAGTATGAAATCATAATCAGCAGAAAACATGAACTGGTCTCCGTGCCGGGCATTACCCTCCATGAGCTGAGCAGGCTGTGCGAGTGCCATCTCTCGGTAGCGAAGCGGCTCTTTGCCATCGGGCTCATCGAGCCGCAATCGACCGGGACAACTCCGCTGTTCGACCGGAGCGCCGTGGTCAGGGCCAGGAAAGCCTTGCGCCTGAAACGAGACCTTCGTCTCAGCTTCGATGCCGTGGCCCTGGTGATGGAGTTGCTGGACCGCATCGACGATCTGGAACGGAGACTTTGA
- a CDS encoding GSU2403 family nucleotidyltransferase fold protein, which translates to MKKIRKKYQWIDIGEDARRQYIDAQATFTAWEDARKAASEVRGGMYWKRQGETEYLIRTSPGNAQKSIGPRSEKTEQIYRNFTARKAEAEQRLADLTSALERQQRMNRALFVGRAPRILIDILNKLVKVGLSEYFTVIGTHSLYAYEAAAGVGFGEAAALATQDIDLLLDTRKRLSFITQMTTMGTSMLKLIQKVDPTFRIRDDQKYTAVNSKGFEVDIIRREPKDGDPHPLRLTDEDDEFYAVPARNAGLLLDGPRFSAMIIATTGHMARMNTISPAAFVRFKRWMAEQPDRDPMKRQRDILQANMVEELIVEYLPHLQQ; encoded by the coding sequence ATGAAAAAAATACGGAAAAAGTATCAGTGGATTGATATAGGTGAAGATGCCAGACGTCAATATATCGACGCTCAAGCAACGTTCACGGCTTGGGAAGATGCCCGAAAAGCTGCTTCCGAAGTACGCGGAGGCATGTATTGGAAGCGACAGGGCGAAACGGAATACCTGATCCGGACGTCCCCCGGCAACGCTCAAAAAAGTATTGGTCCTCGCTCTGAGAAGACGGAGCAGATTTACCGGAATTTCACTGCCAGAAAAGCTGAAGCCGAGCAAAGGCTCGCAGATCTTACCAGCGCACTAGAGCGACAACAGCGGATGAACCGGGCGCTCTTTGTCGGCCGGGCGCCTCGTATCCTCATCGACATACTGAACAAGCTCGTAAAAGTAGGGCTTTCGGAATATTTCACGGTTATTGGCACCCATTCCCTCTACGCCTATGAAGCTGCCGCGGGCGTTGGTTTTGGAGAAGCGGCAGCATTGGCAACCCAGGACATTGACCTTCTTCTGGATACCCGGAAGCGTCTGAGCTTTATCACGCAGATGACCACCATGGGTACATCGATGCTGAAGCTGATACAGAAGGTAGATCCCACCTTCAGGATCCGCGACGACCAGAAATACACGGCCGTCAACAGCAAGGGTTTTGAAGTCGATATCATCCGAAGGGAGCCGAAAGACGGTGATCCCCACCCGCTGCGGCTGACTGACGAGGATGATGAGTTCTATGCCGTACCGGCCCGGAATGCTGGTTTACTTCTCGATGGGCCGCGTTTTTCCGCGATGATCATTGCCACGACCGGCCACATGGCAAGGATGAACACTATTTCTCCGGCTGCCTTTGTCAGGTTCAAACGATGGATGGCTGAACAGCCTGATCGGGACCCCATGAAGCGCCAAAGAGACATCCTGCAGGCAAATATGGTCGAAGAGTTGATTGTCGAATACCTGCCCCACCTCCAGCAATAA
- a CDS encoding pentapeptide repeat-containing protein: protein MFNKLATSVAFGLLSIATAHAFDPLVIERAKSLGECEHCDFVSADLKGVDLKGIKLDESNFTGADLSAAAIDDCGACNFTGANLTGAQMDGASLDEAIFDTADMRSAHCSGAYIHHAKFVGANLSGADMRKVNVEKGNFSQANLTNANFSGAKLKYANLGGAVLRGTNFSFADLSATDLGSLDLEGANFRGATFNGTLLRDAKLKGADLRQSRFHSVSIYDTATNRLGESFDPVRCADLQEAGALFDATTKCGK, encoded by the coding sequence ATGTTCAACAAACTGGCGACATCAGTTGCATTCGGTCTTTTGAGCATTGCTACGGCCCACGCATTCGACCCCCTGGTGATCGAACGCGCCAAATCGCTTGGAGAGTGCGAGCATTGTGACTTTGTGAGTGCAGACTTGAAGGGGGTTGATCTCAAGGGAATAAAGCTGGACGAATCCAACTTCACCGGGGCTGACCTGAGTGCAGCCGCAATTGATGACTGTGGCGCGTGCAACTTCACCGGCGCAAACCTGACCGGCGCGCAGATGGATGGTGCAAGCCTGGATGAGGCGATATTCGATACGGCCGACATGAGGTCGGCACATTGCAGCGGGGCATACATCCATCATGCGAAATTCGTTGGTGCAAATCTGTCGGGTGCCGACATGCGCAAGGTGAACGTCGAAAAGGGCAATTTCAGTCAGGCAAACCTGACAAATGCGAATTTCTCGGGGGCGAAGCTCAAGTATGCCAATCTCGGCGGTGCCGTGCTGAGGGGAACAAACTTCTCCTTTGCCGATCTTTCGGCAACCGATCTCGGCTCCCTGGACCTTGAAGGGGCAAATTTTCGAGGAGCAACGTTCAATGGCACACTACTCAGGGATGCAAAACTGAAGGGAGCGGATTTACGGCAATCCAGGTTTCACTCCGTGTCGATCTATGACACGGCAACCAACAGATTGGGGGAGAGCTTCGATCCGGTCAGGTGCGCCGATCTTCAGGAAGCAGGAGCTCTCTTCGACGCAACGACGAAATGCGGGAAGTAG
- a CDS encoding DnaJ C-terminal domain-containing protein yields the protein MAKYQDYYAILGVSKTATQEEVQRAYRKLARKYHPDINKAGDAEEKFKQINEAYEVLSDPDKRATYDQLGRDWDGRHGTQGYQGGDNAGHHFSTADPGQFSDFFQDLFGSGWNFGGSAEFQGGGTRRRRGRDHEATITITLAEAYHGARKSIELERAEADSAGRLARTRRTYDVAIPPGVTDGSLIRLAGQGGRGTGGGEAGDLFLRVSILPDSRFTLNGNDLTTMVDVTPWEAALGAKVPVPTVDGRINLTVPAGTQSGQILRVRGKGMPIASGRHGDLLVSVRIVVPKHLSDRERHLFEELAKESRFDPRM from the coding sequence ATGGCTAAGTATCAGGACTATTACGCCATTCTCGGCGTAAGCAAAACTGCAACCCAAGAGGAGGTACAGCGGGCCTACCGTAAGCTGGCCCGCAAGTACCACCCCGATATCAATAAGGCCGGCGATGCCGAAGAGAAATTCAAGCAGATCAACGAGGCTTACGAGGTGCTCAGTGACCCGGACAAACGGGCTACGTACGATCAGCTCGGCCGCGATTGGGATGGACGGCACGGCACTCAGGGCTATCAGGGAGGCGACAACGCCGGACATCATTTCTCCACTGCCGATCCGGGCCAGTTCAGTGACTTCTTTCAGGACCTGTTCGGCAGCGGGTGGAACTTTGGTGGATCGGCTGAATTCCAGGGGGGAGGCACCAGGAGAAGGCGAGGCCGCGACCATGAGGCCACCATCACCATCACGCTTGCTGAGGCCTATCATGGCGCCAGGAAAAGCATTGAACTGGAACGGGCGGAGGCGGACAGCGCCGGCAGGCTGGCCAGGACGAGGCGCACCTATGATGTTGCCATCCCGCCAGGGGTGACCGACGGCTCGCTGATCCGGCTTGCCGGGCAGGGAGGGCGTGGCACGGGAGGTGGTGAAGCCGGCGACCTTTTCCTGCGGGTCAGCATTCTCCCTGACAGCCGCTTCACCCTGAACGGCAACGACCTGACTACCATGGTCGATGTCACCCCGTGGGAAGCCGCGTTAGGTGCCAAGGTGCCGGTACCGACGGTAGACGGCAGGATCAATCTCACCGTGCCGGCCGGAACCCAGAGCGGCCAGATCTTGCGCGTTCGCGGCAAGGGAATGCCGATTGCTTCGGGCCGCCACGGAGATTTGCTGGTGAGTGTGCGTATCGTGGTGCCGAAGCACCTCTCAGACAGAGAACGGCATCTCTTCGAGGAATTGGCCAAAGAATCGCGATTCGATCCGCGTATGTGA
- a CDS encoding DUF4124 domain-containing protein encodes MRLVVSLSPAFIIAAMCFSVSVCPGIRAEDSATYEWTDDQGTVTFSDNPARIPDKQRKRVKKRATIAGEASQAVIEQKTAPVKKQQPQRVESYGGHGEGWWRQQFSTIRAEIAQTRADLETKRQNLKTLHYKMTVSNATTQGIFGNPRKNRNNYRAAHDDIREGEKQLEALEQKLVDLESEAARHGVPFEWRR; translated from the coding sequence ATGAGACTGGTCGTTTCTCTCAGCCCAGCATTCATAATAGCCGCGATGTGCTTCTCGGTCTCTGTTTGCCCAGGGATCCGTGCCGAGGATTCAGCCACCTATGAATGGACGGATGACCAGGGGACGGTTACGTTTTCCGACAATCCGGCGCGCATTCCGGACAAGCAGAGGAAACGGGTCAAAAAGAGAGCGACCATCGCAGGAGAAGCGTCTCAGGCGGTGATTGAGCAGAAGACCGCCCCCGTCAAAAAGCAGCAGCCGCAGAGGGTGGAAAGCTATGGCGGTCATGGCGAAGGCTGGTGGCGACAACAATTTTCCACCATCCGGGCGGAGATAGCGCAAACCAGGGCCGACCTGGAAACCAAGCGGCAGAACCTCAAAACCCTCCATTACAAAATGACCGTAAGCAACGCCACGACCCAGGGCATATTCGGCAATCCCAGGAAAAACCGGAACAATTACCGGGCCGCGCACGATGATATCCGCGAGGGCGAAAAACAGCTCGAGGCTCTGGAGCAGAAACTCGTCGACCTGGAAAGTGAGGCGGCACGCCATGGGGTCCCGTTTGAATGGCGCAGATGA
- a CDS encoding PocR ligand-binding domain-containing protein has product MDYTLKDLLDIPGLQALLDSLRALHQLASSVIDPEGTILAASGWQRLCTEYHRAHPPSRQKCIENELRVGSQAGESLMPVIHRCPMGLEYAVTPIVIEGEHLANIFVGQIFTSSPDESYFVRQARQFGFDEDAYLAEMRNVPIFDEETLHSYLALFRSIANMLAEQGLHVLRQRVANEELRKSEKRHQTILQAALGGLCTIDMQGRLLEVNEAYCQKIGYSRQELLTMSIFDLEAAETPTMTSAHMRKIMEDGEGHFESRHRCKDGSVIDVEVNVRYCPEDGGQFIAFLRNITERKRAEALHRMGQDILLALNENEDMKEAIQRVLGLLRSATGVDAVGIRLQDGDDFPYFYQEGFPPDFLQKEDSIVARNKDGGVCRDSCGNVCLECTCGMVISGSTDHANPLFTPGGSAWTNDSFPYLEVPADQDPRTTPRDECIHQGYASIALIPIRAKGRIVGLLQLNDRRKGRFTREGIEALEDIAKNIGEAMLRKQAEEKLVASERFLRMLTNQLPGMVGYWDRDLRCRFANDAYKEWFGRSPEQIIGLTVQELMGEELFRLSEPYIRGALQGEPQNFERELVKPNGETGYTWAQYIPDMVNDKAIGFFVLISDVTELKRAEQEKAALEVQLMQAQKMESVGRLAGGVAHDFNNMLSVILGHTEMALLRMDPNQPTYASLREIDKAAQRSADLTRQLLGFARQQTVSPKVLNLNESISGLLTMLHRLIGENIRLQWQPAANLWQVRMDSSQIDQIMANLCVNAHDAIADVGEIIIETGNCTFDERDGTIHPHGAVGDYVRIRVSDNGSGMDKETRAHIFEPFFTTKEVGKGTGLGLATIYGIVKQNNGLIDVASEPDKGTTFSIYLPRFKGSEEPATPRTATSSFNRGNETVLLVEDEPAILAMTTEILTQLGYAVLQAPTPTEALRIGCEHKGEIHLLMTDVIMPEMNGRELAKSLSQFYPRIRCLYMSGYTSDIISPHGVLNDSVHFLQKPFDFTTLSLKLREVLD; this is encoded by the coding sequence GTGGACTATACCCTGAAGGATCTTCTGGACATTCCCGGACTGCAGGCGCTGCTCGATTCTCTGCGGGCGCTTCATCAGCTTGCCTCCTCCGTAATCGACCCTGAAGGTACCATTCTCGCCGCTTCGGGCTGGCAGCGGCTCTGCACGGAATATCACCGGGCACACCCACCCTCCCGGCAAAAGTGCATCGAAAACGAACTCCGCGTTGGCTCCCAGGCCGGCGAGTCACTCATGCCTGTCATCCACCGCTGCCCCATGGGACTTGAGTATGCGGTCACGCCAATCGTTATCGAGGGAGAGCACCTGGCGAATATCTTTGTCGGCCAGATTTTCACCTCCTCTCCGGACGAGTCGTATTTTGTCCGCCAGGCGCGGCAGTTTGGATTCGACGAGGACGCCTACCTGGCGGAAATGCGGAATGTGCCGATCTTTGACGAGGAAACGCTTCACTCGTATCTCGCCCTTTTCCGCAGCATTGCCAACATGCTTGCGGAGCAGGGCCTGCACGTACTGCGACAGCGCGTGGCCAACGAGGAGCTCCGGAAGAGCGAAAAACGCCACCAGACCATTCTCCAGGCCGCCCTCGGCGGGCTTTGCACCATCGACATGCAGGGCCGGCTGCTCGAAGTCAACGAGGCCTATTGCCAGAAGATCGGCTACAGCCGGCAAGAACTGCTGACCATGAGCATCTTCGACCTGGAGGCAGCCGAAACGCCCACCATGACATCCGCGCACATGCGGAAGATCATGGAAGACGGGGAAGGACATTTCGAATCGCGCCATCGGTGCAAGGACGGAAGCGTTATCGACGTGGAAGTCAACGTCAGGTACTGCCCCGAAGATGGCGGCCAGTTTATCGCCTTCCTGCGCAACATTACGGAGCGCAAACGTGCTGAAGCGCTCCATAGGATGGGGCAGGATATCCTGCTCGCGCTCAACGAGAATGAAGATATGAAGGAGGCGATCCAGCGGGTTCTGGGTCTGCTGAGATCGGCTACCGGGGTCGATGCCGTTGGGATTCGCCTGCAGGACGGAGACGATTTCCCCTATTTCTACCAGGAAGGGTTCCCTCCGGACTTTCTGCAGAAAGAGGACTCCATCGTAGCAAGGAATAAGGATGGCGGGGTGTGCCGGGACTCATGCGGCAACGTCTGCCTGGAATGCACCTGCGGCATGGTGATTTCCGGCAGTACGGACCACGCCAACCCGCTCTTCACCCCGGGGGGGAGCGCCTGGACCAATGATTCGTTTCCCTACCTCGAAGTGCCGGCCGACCAGGACCCCAGGACAACTCCGCGCGACGAATGCATCCACCAGGGGTACGCATCGATCGCCCTGATCCCCATCCGGGCAAAGGGACGAATCGTCGGGCTGCTGCAGCTGAACGACCGCCGCAAGGGGCGCTTTACTCGCGAGGGGATCGAAGCCCTCGAAGACATCGCCAAGAACATCGGCGAGGCAATGCTGCGCAAGCAGGCCGAGGAGAAACTTGTTGCCAGCGAGCGCTTCCTCCGCATGCTCACCAATCAGCTGCCGGGGATGGTCGGCTACTGGGACCGGGATCTCCGCTGTCGCTTCGCGAACGATGCCTACAAGGAATGGTTCGGCAGGTCGCCGGAGCAGATCATCGGCCTCACCGTCCAGGAATTGATGGGGGAAGAGCTGTTCCGCCTGAGCGAGCCGTACATCCGGGGCGCCTTGCAGGGGGAACCCCAGAATTTCGAGCGGGAGCTGGTGAAGCCGAACGGCGAAACGGGCTACACCTGGGCCCAGTACATTCCCGACATGGTGAACGACAAAGCGATCGGCTTCTTCGTGCTTATCTCGGATGTGACCGAACTCAAACGAGCCGAGCAGGAAAAGGCTGCTCTCGAAGTCCAGCTCATGCAGGCCCAGAAAATGGAATCCGTGGGACGTCTGGCCGGGGGTGTGGCACACGACTTCAACAACATGCTGAGCGTCATCCTGGGGCATACTGAAATGGCACTCCTGCGCATGGACCCCAACCAACCGACCTATGCCTCGCTCCGCGAAATCGACAAAGCAGCCCAACGTTCTGCCGACCTTACCCGGCAACTCCTGGGCTTTGCGCGGCAGCAAACCGTTTCCCCCAAAGTGCTGAACCTGAATGAAAGCATTTCGGGGCTGCTCACTATGCTGCACAGGCTGATCGGCGAGAATATCCGCCTTCAGTGGCAGCCGGCGGCGAACCTGTGGCAGGTTCGCATGGATTCGTCGCAGATCGACCAGATCATGGCAAACCTGTGCGTTAACGCCCATGATGCCATTGCCGACGTGGGCGAGATCATCATTGAAACAGGGAACTGCACCTTCGACGAGAGGGACGGTACGATTCATCCCCATGGGGCAGTCGGTGATTACGTGAGGATCCGCGTGAGCGACAATGGTTCGGGGATGGACAAGGAGACGCGTGCCCACATCTTCGAACCGTTCTTCACCACCAAGGAAGTGGGAAAGGGAACCGGCCTGGGATTGGCGACCATCTACGGCATCGTCAAGCAAAACAACGGACTGATCGATGTTGCCAGCGAGCCGGACAAGGGAACGACCTTCTCCATCTATCTCCCCCGATTCAAAGGAAGCGAGGAGCCGGCGACGCCGAGAACGGCAACGTCCTCCTTCAACCGGGGCAATGAAACGGTCCTGCTGGTGGAGGATGAACCGGCTATCCTGGCGATGACAACGGAGATTCTGACCCAACTGGGCTACGCGGTCCTGCAGGCGCCCACCCCCACCGAGGCGTTGCGCATCGGCTGCGAGCACAAGGGGGAGATCCATTTATTGATGACGGACGTCATCATGCCCGAAATGAACGGACGGGAGCTGGCCAAGAGCCTCTCACAGTTCTATCCCCGGATCAGGTGCCTGTACATGTCGGGGTACACCTCGGACATCATTTCCCCCCACGGCGTGCTCAACGACAGCGTCCACTTCCTCCAGAAACCGTTCGACTTTACTACCCTTTCGCTAAAGCTGCGCGAGGTGCTCGACTGA
- a CDS encoding Hsp20/alpha crystallin family protein, which produces MSSLLPEKWGEALERVHDKVGHFLTRVMPWKKQEHFPERITADTLPAFMQSGGPLLDMHETADELIIRAEVPGLKNDDFSVGIVGRRLTIKGEKNIVRERKGGDGCLISECRYGSFARTLQLPYEIDEKAIAADLKHGVLTIRLPKPEKGRHARYRVPIS; this is translated from the coding sequence ATGTCAAGCCTGTTGCCTGAGAAGTGGGGTGAGGCGCTGGAACGGGTTCATGACAAAGTCGGCCATTTCCTGACCAGGGTGATGCCGTGGAAAAAGCAGGAACATTTTCCGGAGCGGATCACGGCCGATACCTTGCCAGCCTTCATGCAGTCTGGTGGCCCGCTGCTCGACATGCATGAGACCGCTGATGAACTGATCATCAGGGCAGAAGTGCCGGGTCTGAAGAACGATGATTTCTCGGTCGGGATTGTCGGCAGACGGTTAACAATAAAAGGAGAAAAGAATATCGTTCGTGAGCGGAAAGGAGGTGATGGGTGCCTTATTTCAGAATGCCGATACGGCAGCTTCGCCAGAACTCTCCAGTTGCCGTACGAAATCGATGAGAAGGCGATTGCGGCGGACCTCAAGCACGGGGTCCTGACCATCCGGCTCCCCAAGCCGGAGAAAGGACGGCATGCCCGCTACCGGGTGCCGATCTCCTGA